A section of the Enterobacter sp. C2 genome encodes:
- the dppC gene encoding dipeptide ABC transporter permease DppC, whose amino-acid sequence MSQVTQDKVVSAPVPMTPLQEFWHYFKRNKGAVVGLVYVVVVLIIAIFANWIAPYNPADQFRDSLLSPPVWQDGGSWAHILGTDDVGRDVMSRLMYGARLSLLVGCLVVVLSLIMGVVLGLVAGYFGGLVDNIIMRIVDIMLALPSLLLALVLVAIFGPSIVNASLALTFVALPHYVRLTRAAVLVEVNRDYVTASRVAGAGAMRQMFINILPNCLAPLIVQASLGFSNAILDMAALGFLGMGAQPPTPEWGTMLSDVLQFAQSAWWVVTFPGLAILLTVLAFNLMGDGLRDALDPKLKQ is encoded by the coding sequence ATGTCACAAGTTACTCAAGATAAAGTTGTCTCCGCACCGGTGCCAATGACGCCGCTGCAGGAGTTCTGGCACTACTTCAAACGCAACAAAGGCGCGGTCGTGGGCCTGGTGTACGTGGTGGTGGTGCTGATTATTGCCATATTTGCCAACTGGATTGCCCCGTATAACCCGGCGGATCAGTTCCGTGATTCGCTGCTGTCACCGCCTGTGTGGCAGGACGGCGGTAGCTGGGCGCACATCCTCGGTACCGATGACGTGGGCCGCGACGTGATGTCGCGCCTGATGTATGGCGCACGCCTGTCGCTGCTGGTGGGCTGTCTGGTGGTGGTCCTGTCGCTGATCATGGGCGTCGTGCTCGGGCTGGTGGCGGGCTACTTCGGCGGTCTCGTTGATAACATCATCATGCGCATCGTCGATATCATGCTGGCGCTGCCGAGCCTGCTGCTGGCGCTGGTGCTGGTGGCTATCTTCGGCCCGTCGATAGTCAACGCCTCGCTGGCGCTGACCTTCGTGGCGCTACCGCACTACGTGCGCTTAACGCGTGCCGCCGTGCTGGTTGAGGTCAACCGCGACTACGTTACCGCCTCGCGCGTGGCGGGGGCGGGGGCGATGCGTCAGATGTTCATCAATATTTTACCCAACTGCCTTGCCCCGCTGATCGTTCAGGCGTCGCTCGGCTTCTCTAACGCCATTCTCGATATGGCCGCCCTTGGCTTCCTTGGCATGGGTGCGCAGCCGCCAACGCCGGAGTGGGGCACCATGCTCTCCGACGTATTGCAGTTCGCACAGAGTGCCTGGTGGGTCGTGACCTTCCCAGGTCTGGCGATCCTGCTGACGGTGCTGGCATTTAACCTGATGGGTGACGGTCTGCGTGATGCGCTCGATCCCAAACTGAAGCAGTAA
- the dppD gene encoding dipeptide ABC transporter ATP-binding protein, whose translation MALLNIDQLSVHFGDEGTPFRAVDRISYSVEQGEVVGIVGESGSGKSVSSLAIMGLIDYPGRVMAEKLEFNGQDLKRISEKERRNLVGADVAMIFQDPMTSLNPCYTVGFQIMEAIKVHQGGSKRTRRQRAIDLLNQVGIPDPASRLDVYPHQLSGGMSQRVMIAMAIACQPKLLIADEPTTALDVTIQAQIIELLLELQQKENMALILITHDLALVAEAAHKIIVMYAGQVVESGSSHEIFRAPRHPYTQALLRALPEFAQDKARLASLPGVVPGKYDRPTGCLLNPRCPYATDKCRVEEPGLNLVDNGRRSKCHYPLDDAGRPNYEYA comes from the coding sequence ATGGCGTTATTGAATATTGATCAACTGTCGGTGCACTTCGGCGACGAAGGGACACCGTTCCGTGCCGTAGACCGCATAAGCTACAGCGTTGAGCAGGGCGAAGTGGTCGGCATTGTCGGGGAGTCTGGCTCTGGTAAATCCGTCAGCTCGCTGGCGATTATGGGTCTGATTGACTACCCTGGCCGGGTAATGGCAGAGAAGCTGGAGTTTAACGGTCAGGACCTGAAGCGCATCTCGGAAAAAGAGCGTCGTAACCTGGTGGGTGCCGACGTCGCGATGATCTTCCAGGACCCGATGACCAGCCTTAACCCGTGCTACACGGTTGGCTTTCAGATTATGGAAGCCATTAAGGTGCATCAGGGCGGCAGCAAACGCACCCGTCGCCAGCGGGCAATCGACCTGCTGAACCAGGTGGGCATCCCGGACCCGGCCTCGCGTCTTGACGTCTATCCGCACCAGCTCTCCGGCGGGATGAGCCAGCGCGTGATGATTGCGATGGCTATCGCTTGCCAGCCGAAGCTGCTGATTGCCGATGAACCGACCACCGCGCTGGACGTGACTATCCAGGCGCAGATCATCGAGCTGCTGCTGGAGCTGCAGCAGAAAGAGAACATGGCGCTGATCCTGATCACTCACGATCTGGCGCTGGTGGCCGAAGCCGCACACAAAATCATCGTGATGTATGCGGGGCAGGTCGTCGAGTCTGGCAGTTCGCACGAGATCTTCCGTGCGCCGCGTCACCCCTACACTCAGGCACTGCTGCGTGCGCTGCCTGAGTTTGCTCAGGACAAAGCCCGTCTGGCCTCGCTGCCGGGCGTGGTGCCGGGTAAATACGATCGCCCGACCGGCTGCCTGCTCAATCCGCGCTGCCCGTATGCTACGGATAAATGCCGCGTCGAAGAGCCAGGCTTGAACCTGGTGGACAACGGACGTCGCTCAAAATGTCACTATCCACTCGATGATGCCGGGAGGCCTAACTATGAGTACGCATGA